In the genome of Quercus robur chromosome 3, dhQueRobu3.1, whole genome shotgun sequence, one region contains:
- the LOC126716982 gene encoding putative disease resistance protein RGA1 isoform X6: MAEAILYGVAQTIIENLGSMVFAEIGSMWGVEDEFEKLKDTVSAVQAVLLDAEEQQVKNYQVKHWLVRLRDAVYDADDLLTEFYTEDMRLRVIGDDEMTKTVRTYQSNPITAFFTSSSQLPFCHDMAKKITAMRERFDAIANDMNKFQFVVHPSETRVVTRERGQTCSFVCEEEVIGREEDKKAIIDLLLDYDVQENVSFISIVGIGGLGKTTLAQYVFNDEKVKNYFDLRMWVSVSDVFDVKTIAEKIIRCADVSKHENLDMEQVQNKLRETLNQKKYLLVLDDVWNEDEEKWCNLKRLLIRGSKGSKVVITTRTKLVAAITSTILPSYHLKGLSENQSWSLFKQMAFRKVQEMINPNLEAIGRDIVQKCCGVPLAIKAIGRILFFKKTEDEWLYIKNKELTNVTQEENNSGILPILKLSYDHLPSHLKCCFAYCSLFPKDHEISKFSLINLWIAQGFIQLSNEKLHMEDVANDYCMDLLWRSFFQEAREDSFGNVISFKMHDLIHDLAQSISRVECTYIDSNIENVKKNVRHLSIASHNVLKKDLSSLFKAKKIRTLILITGEKESSCQKPPLEILFSSLRCLRALSLRGSDIIYVPNSIEELTYLKYLDLSRNKIRVLPISITRLLNLQTLNLSYCGKLKELPGNVQNLFNLRNLELEGCDSLTYMPPGLGQLTSLQVLPLFIVNEGLTCGGLPELNKLNNLRGELRIEIKVRVEDATSKAKAANLKDKQHLRKLVLIWDEELGNDVAGVCEDENLMEGLQPHRNLKKLKVEGYQGVRFPSWLRSLTGLVMLKISNSMCQYLSPMYQLPNLRDLSLEHMDGLEYISDREITEGISASSTFFPSLESLKLQNCPNLKGWWRRATVGVATSSQQYQQHVSFPRLLQLEIRGCKNLTCMPLFPNLEKPLRLTECSCNPLQQTMNMKAISLVPSASNSSPPLSKLKILSLSGIEDIEFLPEQWLQNLASLEELRIEKCDRLKSLSLSLFMQHLTSLKTLFISECKEVDLFCDEDTQSVGVSPQITDLEIFDLPRLVSLPEGIGNLTALQDLEIFDLPRLVSLPEGIGNLTALQNLQISNLPCLVSLPEGIGNLTALPNLRISDLPCLVSLPEGIGNLTALQDLEISDLPCLVSLPEGIGNLTALQNLEISDLPCLISLPEGIRSLTSLKRFHVRSCANLTSLPSGMHRLSSLETLIISKCPHLKERYQKGIGEIAHVPYFQYYDD; this comes from the exons ATGGCCGAAGCAATCCTGTATGGCGTTGCGCAGACGATCATTGAAAATTTGGGCTCTATGGTTTTCGCAGAGATTGGATCCATGTGGGGTGTCGAAGATGAGTTCGAAAAATTGAAGGATACTGTTTCCGCTGTTCAAGCTGTACTTCTGGATGCTGAGGAGCAGCAGGTCAAGAACTATCAAGTCAAGCACTGGCTCGTGAGGCTCAGGGACGCAGTCTATGATGCGGATGACTTGCTGACCGAATTCTACACTGAAGATATGCGTCTAAGGGTGATAGGGGATGATGAAATGACAAAGACGGTACGTACTTATCAGTCTAATCCTATTACTGCTTTCTTTACAAGTTCAAGCCAACTTCCTTTTTGTCATGATATGGCTAAAAAAATAACAGCGATGAGGGAGAGATTTGATGCAATAGCAAATGATATGAATAAGTTTCAGTTTGTAGTACATCCATCAGAAACAAGGGTCGTGACTAGGGAAAGGGGTCAAACTTGCTCATTTGTATGTGAAGAAGAAGTTATAGGGAGAGAAGAGGATAAGAAGGCCATTATAGATCTATTATTGGACTATGATGTGCAAGAGAATGTTTCGTTTATATCCATAGTGGGGATTGGGGGGCTGGGGAAGACCACACTTGCTCAATATGTATTCAACGATGAGAAAGTGAAGAATTATTTTGACTTGCGCATGTGGGTGTCTGTCTCTGATGTCTTTGATGTAAAAACAATTGCTGAAAAGATAATTAGATGTGCAGATGTTTCGAAACATGAAAACCTTGACATGGAGCAAGTACAAAATAAACTTCGTGAAACACTCAACCAAAAGAAGTATTTACTTGTGTTGGATGATGTGTGGAACGAGGATGAGGAAAAGTGGTGTAATTTGAAAAGACTTTTGATACGTGGCTCAAAGGGAAGTAAGGTGGTGATAACAACACGGACTAAATTGGTTGCAGCGATTACTAGCACAATCTTACCGTCGTATCATCTAAAAGGCCTCTCGGAAAACCAATCTTGGTCTCTATTTAAGCAAATGGCATTTAGAAAAGTGCAAGAGATGATTAATCCTAATCTTGAAGCAATTGGAAGGGATATTGtacaaaaatgttgtggagTGCCTCTTGCTATTAAGGCAATAGGCAGAATATTATTCTTCAAAAAGACAGAGGATGAATGGTTATATATCAAGAATAAAGAACTTACAAATGTAActcaagaagaaaataatagtgGTATTTTACCGATTCTAAAATTGAGTTATGATCATCTCCCATCACATTTAAAGTGTTGTTTCGCTTATTGTTCATTATTTCCTAAAGATCATGAGATTTCAAAGTTTTCATTGATAAATCTATGGATAGCACAAGGATTTATCCAATTATCAAACGAAAAGCTACATATGGAGGATGTTGCTAATGATTACTGTATGGATCTACTTTGGAGGTCCTTCTTCCAAGAAGCTAGAGAAGATAGTTTTGGGAATGTAATTAGTTTTAAAATGCATGATTTAATCCATGATCTTGCACAATCAATCTCAAGAGTTGAGTGCACATATATTGATTCAAATATAGAAAATGTCAAAAAGAATGTTCGTCACCTATCAATTGCATCTCACAATGTGCTTAAGAAGGATTTAAGCTCATTATTCAAAGCAAAGAAGATACGCACGTTGATTTTAATAACTGGTGAGAAAGAATCAAGTTGTCAAAAACCACCTCTTGAAATACTTTTTTCTAGTTTAAGATGCTTGCGTGCATTAAGCCTACGTGGCTCAGATATTATTTACGTGCCAAATTCCATAGAAGAGTTGACATATTTAAAGTATCTTGATCTTTCTAGGAATAAAATTAGAGTTCTCCCTATTTCTATTACTAGATTGTTGAATTTGCAAACATTAAACCTTAGTTATTGTGGTAAGCTTAAAGAACTACCGGGAAACGTTCAAAATTTGTTCAACCTCCGGAATCTTGAGTTAGAAGGTTGTGACAGTTTGACTTACATGCCACCTGGATTAGGACAGTTGACTTCTCTTCAAGTATTACCGTTGTTTATTGTAAACGAGGGACTTACTTGCGGTGGTCTTCCGGAATTGAACAAGCTAAATAACTTGAGAGGAGAACTAAGAATAGAAATTAAGGTACGGGTGGAAGATGCCACCTCTAAAGCCAAGGCTGCGAATTTGAAGGACAAGCAGCATCTTAGAAAATTGGTATTAATATGGGATGAGGAGCTGGGTAACGATGTCGCAGGTGTTTGTGAAGATGAAAATTTAATGGAAGGTCTCCAGCCACACCGGAATTTAAAAAAGTTGAAGGTGGAAGGGTACCAGGGTGTGAGATTTCCGAGTTGGCTTCGTTCTCTGACTGGTCTTGTGAtgttaaaaatatcaaattcgATGTGCCAATATCTATCGCCAATGTATCAACTCCCAAATCTCCGAGATCTATCTCTAGAACATATGGATGGCCTGGAATACATATCAGACCGGGAAATCACTGAAGGGATCTCTGCTTCATCAACATTTTTCCCATCCCTAGAGTCACTCAAATTGCAGAATTGCCCTAATCTAAAGGGATGGTGGAGGAGGGCTACAGTGGGTGTGGCAACATCAAGTCAACAATACCAGCAGCATGTATCTTTTCCTCGTCTTTTACAGTTGGAAATTAGGGGTTGCAAAAACCTGACTTGCATGCCGTTGTTTCCAAATCTTGAAAAACCGCTACGACTGACAGAATGCAGTTGCAATCCATTGCAACAAACAATGAATATGAAAGCAATCTCTTTGGTTCCCTCTGCTTCGAACTCCTCCCCTCCTCTCTCCAAATTAAAGATTCTATCTTTGTCTGGGATTGAGGACATAGAGTTTCTGCCAGAGCAGTGGTTGCAAAACCTGGCTTCTCTCGAGGAGCTACGGATAGAGAAATGCGATAGACTAAAATCTCTATCTCTGTCTCTATTTATGCAACATCTCACCTCCCTCAAGACGCTGTTTATTAGCGAGTGCAAGGAGGTTGATCTATTCTGTGATGAAGACACACAATCTGTTGGTGTCAGTCCTCAAATTACG GATCTTGAAATTTTCGATTTGCCCCGTCTGGTATCACTCCCCGAAGGGATTGGCAACCTTACTGCACTTCAGGATCTTGAAATTTTCGATTTGCCCCGTCTGGTATCACTCCCCGAAGGGATTGGCAAC CTTACTGCACTTCAGAATCTTCAAATTTCCAATTTGCCCTGTCTGGTATCACTCCCCGAAGGGATTGGCAAC CTTACTGCACTTCCGAATCTTAGAATTTCCGATTTGCCCTGTCTGGTATCACTCCCCGAAGGGATTGGCAAC CTTACTGCACTTCAGGATCTTGAAATTTCCGATTTGCCCTGTCTGGTATCACTCCCCGAAGGGATTGGCAAC CTTACTGCACTTCAGAATCTTGAAATTTCCGATTTGCCCTGTCTGATATCACTCCCCGAAGGGATTAGAAGTCTCACATCACTCAAAAGATTTCACGTCCGTTCATGCGCCAATCTGACATCGCTTCCATCAGGAATGCATCGGCTCTCCTCTTTAGAAACCCTGATAATCAGTAAGTGTCCCCACTTGAAAGAAAGATACCAGAAGGGAATTGGCGAGATTGCTCATGTCCCATATTTTCAATATTATGATGATTAA
- the LOC126716982 gene encoding putative disease resistance protein RGA1 isoform X22, which translates to MAEAILYGVAQTIIENLGSMVFAEIGSMWGVEDEFEKLKDTVSAVQAVLLDAEEQQVKNYQVKHWLVRLRDAVYDADDLLTEFYTEDMRLRVIGDDEMTKTVRTYQSNPITAFFTSSSQLPFCHDMAKKITAMRERFDAIANDMNKFQFVVHPSETRVVTRERGQTCSFVCEEEVIGREEDKKAIIDLLLDYDVQENVSFISIVGIGGLGKTTLAQYVFNDEKVKNYFDLRMWVSVSDVFDVKTIAEKIIRCADVSKHENLDMEQVQNKLRETLNQKKYLLVLDDVWNEDEEKWCNLKRLLIRGSKGSKVVITTRTKLVAAITSTILPSYHLKGLSENQSWSLFKQMAFRKVQEMINPNLEAIGRDIVQKCCGVPLAIKAIGRILFFKKTEDEWLYIKNKELTNVTQEENNSGILPILKLSYDHLPSHLKCCFAYCSLFPKDHEISKFSLINLWIAQGFIQLSNEKLHMEDVANDYCMDLLWRSFFQEAREDSFGNVISFKMHDLIHDLAQSISRVECTYIDSNIENVKKNVRHLSIASHNVLKKDLSSLFKAKKIRTLILITGEKESSCQKPPLEILFSSLRCLRALSLRGSDIIYVPNSIEELTYLKYLDLSRNKIRVLPISITRLLNLQTLNLSYCGKLKELPGNVQNLFNLRNLELEGCDSLTYMPPGLGQLTSLQVLPLFIVNEGLTCGGLPELNKLNNLRGELRIEIKVRVEDATSKAKAANLKDKQHLRKLVLIWDEELGNDVAGVCEDENLMEGLQPHRNLKKLKVEGYQGVRFPSWLRSLTGLVMLKISNSMCQYLSPMYQLPNLRDLSLEHMDGLEYISDREITEGISASSTFFPSLESLKLQNCPNLKGWWRRATVGVATSSQQYQQHVSFPRLLQLEIRGCKNLTCMPLFPNLEKPLRLTECSCNPLQQTMNMKAISLVPSASNSSPPLSKLKILSLSGIEDIEFLPEQWLQNLASLEELRIEKCDRLKSLSLSLFMQHLTSLKTLFISECKEVDLFCDEDTQSVGVSPQITDLEIFDLPRLVSLPEGIGNLTALQDLEIFDLPRLVSLPEGIGNLTALQDLAISDLPCLVSLPEGIGNLTALQNLEISDLPCLISLPEGIRSLTSLKRFHVRSCANLTSLPSGMHRLSSLETLIISKCPHLKERYQKGIGEIAHVPYFQYYDD; encoded by the exons ATGGCCGAAGCAATCCTGTATGGCGTTGCGCAGACGATCATTGAAAATTTGGGCTCTATGGTTTTCGCAGAGATTGGATCCATGTGGGGTGTCGAAGATGAGTTCGAAAAATTGAAGGATACTGTTTCCGCTGTTCAAGCTGTACTTCTGGATGCTGAGGAGCAGCAGGTCAAGAACTATCAAGTCAAGCACTGGCTCGTGAGGCTCAGGGACGCAGTCTATGATGCGGATGACTTGCTGACCGAATTCTACACTGAAGATATGCGTCTAAGGGTGATAGGGGATGATGAAATGACAAAGACGGTACGTACTTATCAGTCTAATCCTATTACTGCTTTCTTTACAAGTTCAAGCCAACTTCCTTTTTGTCATGATATGGCTAAAAAAATAACAGCGATGAGGGAGAGATTTGATGCAATAGCAAATGATATGAATAAGTTTCAGTTTGTAGTACATCCATCAGAAACAAGGGTCGTGACTAGGGAAAGGGGTCAAACTTGCTCATTTGTATGTGAAGAAGAAGTTATAGGGAGAGAAGAGGATAAGAAGGCCATTATAGATCTATTATTGGACTATGATGTGCAAGAGAATGTTTCGTTTATATCCATAGTGGGGATTGGGGGGCTGGGGAAGACCACACTTGCTCAATATGTATTCAACGATGAGAAAGTGAAGAATTATTTTGACTTGCGCATGTGGGTGTCTGTCTCTGATGTCTTTGATGTAAAAACAATTGCTGAAAAGATAATTAGATGTGCAGATGTTTCGAAACATGAAAACCTTGACATGGAGCAAGTACAAAATAAACTTCGTGAAACACTCAACCAAAAGAAGTATTTACTTGTGTTGGATGATGTGTGGAACGAGGATGAGGAAAAGTGGTGTAATTTGAAAAGACTTTTGATACGTGGCTCAAAGGGAAGTAAGGTGGTGATAACAACACGGACTAAATTGGTTGCAGCGATTACTAGCACAATCTTACCGTCGTATCATCTAAAAGGCCTCTCGGAAAACCAATCTTGGTCTCTATTTAAGCAAATGGCATTTAGAAAAGTGCAAGAGATGATTAATCCTAATCTTGAAGCAATTGGAAGGGATATTGtacaaaaatgttgtggagTGCCTCTTGCTATTAAGGCAATAGGCAGAATATTATTCTTCAAAAAGACAGAGGATGAATGGTTATATATCAAGAATAAAGAACTTACAAATGTAActcaagaagaaaataatagtgGTATTTTACCGATTCTAAAATTGAGTTATGATCATCTCCCATCACATTTAAAGTGTTGTTTCGCTTATTGTTCATTATTTCCTAAAGATCATGAGATTTCAAAGTTTTCATTGATAAATCTATGGATAGCACAAGGATTTATCCAATTATCAAACGAAAAGCTACATATGGAGGATGTTGCTAATGATTACTGTATGGATCTACTTTGGAGGTCCTTCTTCCAAGAAGCTAGAGAAGATAGTTTTGGGAATGTAATTAGTTTTAAAATGCATGATTTAATCCATGATCTTGCACAATCAATCTCAAGAGTTGAGTGCACATATATTGATTCAAATATAGAAAATGTCAAAAAGAATGTTCGTCACCTATCAATTGCATCTCACAATGTGCTTAAGAAGGATTTAAGCTCATTATTCAAAGCAAAGAAGATACGCACGTTGATTTTAATAACTGGTGAGAAAGAATCAAGTTGTCAAAAACCACCTCTTGAAATACTTTTTTCTAGTTTAAGATGCTTGCGTGCATTAAGCCTACGTGGCTCAGATATTATTTACGTGCCAAATTCCATAGAAGAGTTGACATATTTAAAGTATCTTGATCTTTCTAGGAATAAAATTAGAGTTCTCCCTATTTCTATTACTAGATTGTTGAATTTGCAAACATTAAACCTTAGTTATTGTGGTAAGCTTAAAGAACTACCGGGAAACGTTCAAAATTTGTTCAACCTCCGGAATCTTGAGTTAGAAGGTTGTGACAGTTTGACTTACATGCCACCTGGATTAGGACAGTTGACTTCTCTTCAAGTATTACCGTTGTTTATTGTAAACGAGGGACTTACTTGCGGTGGTCTTCCGGAATTGAACAAGCTAAATAACTTGAGAGGAGAACTAAGAATAGAAATTAAGGTACGGGTGGAAGATGCCACCTCTAAAGCCAAGGCTGCGAATTTGAAGGACAAGCAGCATCTTAGAAAATTGGTATTAATATGGGATGAGGAGCTGGGTAACGATGTCGCAGGTGTTTGTGAAGATGAAAATTTAATGGAAGGTCTCCAGCCACACCGGAATTTAAAAAAGTTGAAGGTGGAAGGGTACCAGGGTGTGAGATTTCCGAGTTGGCTTCGTTCTCTGACTGGTCTTGTGAtgttaaaaatatcaaattcgATGTGCCAATATCTATCGCCAATGTATCAACTCCCAAATCTCCGAGATCTATCTCTAGAACATATGGATGGCCTGGAATACATATCAGACCGGGAAATCACTGAAGGGATCTCTGCTTCATCAACATTTTTCCCATCCCTAGAGTCACTCAAATTGCAGAATTGCCCTAATCTAAAGGGATGGTGGAGGAGGGCTACAGTGGGTGTGGCAACATCAAGTCAACAATACCAGCAGCATGTATCTTTTCCTCGTCTTTTACAGTTGGAAATTAGGGGTTGCAAAAACCTGACTTGCATGCCGTTGTTTCCAAATCTTGAAAAACCGCTACGACTGACAGAATGCAGTTGCAATCCATTGCAACAAACAATGAATATGAAAGCAATCTCTTTGGTTCCCTCTGCTTCGAACTCCTCCCCTCCTCTCTCCAAATTAAAGATTCTATCTTTGTCTGGGATTGAGGACATAGAGTTTCTGCCAGAGCAGTGGTTGCAAAACCTGGCTTCTCTCGAGGAGCTACGGATAGAGAAATGCGATAGACTAAAATCTCTATCTCTGTCTCTATTTATGCAACATCTCACCTCCCTCAAGACGCTGTTTATTAGCGAGTGCAAGGAGGTTGATCTATTCTGTGATGAAGACACACAATCTGTTGGTGTCAGTCCTCAAATTACG GATCTTGAAATTTTCGATTTGCCCCGTCTGGTATCACTCCCCGAAGGGATTGGCAACCTTACTGCACTTCAGGATCTTGAAATTTTCGATTTGCCCCGTCTGGTATCACTCCCCGAAGGGATTGGCAACCTTACTGCACTTCAGGATCTTGCAATTTCCGATTTGCCCTGTCTGGTATCACTCCCCGAAGGGATTGGCAAC CTTACTGCACTTCAGAATCTTGAAATTTCCGATTTGCCCTGTCTGATATCACTCCCCGAAGGGATTAGAAGTCTCACATCACTCAAAAGATTTCACGTCCGTTCATGCGCCAATCTGACATCGCTTCCATCAGGAATGCATCGGCTCTCCTCTTTAGAAACCCTGATAATCAGTAAGTGTCCCCACTTGAAAGAAAGATACCAGAAGGGAATTGGCGAGATTGCTCATGTCCCATATTTTCAATATTATGATGATTAA
- the LOC126716982 gene encoding putative disease resistance protein RGA1 isoform X18 yields MAEAILYGVAQTIIENLGSMVFAEIGSMWGVEDEFEKLKDTVSAVQAVLLDAEEQQVKNYQVKHWLVRLRDAVYDADDLLTEFYTEDMRLRVIGDDEMTKTVRTYQSNPITAFFTSSSQLPFCHDMAKKITAMRERFDAIANDMNKFQFVVHPSETRVVTRERGQTCSFVCEEEVIGREEDKKAIIDLLLDYDVQENVSFISIVGIGGLGKTTLAQYVFNDEKVKNYFDLRMWVSVSDVFDVKTIAEKIIRCADVSKHENLDMEQVQNKLRETLNQKKYLLVLDDVWNEDEEKWCNLKRLLIRGSKGSKVVITTRTKLVAAITSTILPSYHLKGLSENQSWSLFKQMAFRKVQEMINPNLEAIGRDIVQKCCGVPLAIKAIGRILFFKKTEDEWLYIKNKELTNVTQEENNSGILPILKLSYDHLPSHLKCCFAYCSLFPKDHEISKFSLINLWIAQGFIQLSNEKLHMEDVANDYCMDLLWRSFFQEAREDSFGNVISFKMHDLIHDLAQSISRVECTYIDSNIENVKKNVRHLSIASHNVLKKDLSSLFKAKKIRTLILITGEKESSCQKPPLEILFSSLRCLRALSLRGSDIIYVPNSIEELTYLKYLDLSRNKIRVLPISITRLLNLQTLNLSYCGKLKELPGNVQNLFNLRNLELEGCDSLTYMPPGLGQLTSLQVLPLFIVNEGLTCGGLPELNKLNNLRGELRIEIKVRVEDATSKAKAANLKDKQHLRKLVLIWDEELGNDVAGVCEDENLMEGLQPHRNLKKLKVEGYQGVRFPSWLRSLTGLVMLKISNSMCQYLSPMYQLPNLRDLSLEHMDGLEYISDREITEGISASSTFFPSLESLKLQNCPNLKGWWRRATVGVATSSQQYQQHVSFPRLLQLEIRGCKNLTCMPLFPNLEKPLRLTECSCNPLQQTMNMKAISLVPSASNSSPPLSKLKILSLSGIEDIEFLPEQWLQNLASLEELRIEKCDRLKSLSLSLFMQHLTSLKTLFISECKEVDLFCDEDTQSVGVSPQITDLEIFDLPRLVSLPEGIGNLTALQDLEIFDLPRLVSLPEGIGNLTALQNLQISNLPCLVSLPEGIGNLTALQNLEISDLPCLISLPEGIRSLTSLKRFHVRSCANLTSLPSGMHRLSSLETLIISKCPHLKERYQKGIGEIAHVPYFQYYDD; encoded by the exons ATGGCCGAAGCAATCCTGTATGGCGTTGCGCAGACGATCATTGAAAATTTGGGCTCTATGGTTTTCGCAGAGATTGGATCCATGTGGGGTGTCGAAGATGAGTTCGAAAAATTGAAGGATACTGTTTCCGCTGTTCAAGCTGTACTTCTGGATGCTGAGGAGCAGCAGGTCAAGAACTATCAAGTCAAGCACTGGCTCGTGAGGCTCAGGGACGCAGTCTATGATGCGGATGACTTGCTGACCGAATTCTACACTGAAGATATGCGTCTAAGGGTGATAGGGGATGATGAAATGACAAAGACGGTACGTACTTATCAGTCTAATCCTATTACTGCTTTCTTTACAAGTTCAAGCCAACTTCCTTTTTGTCATGATATGGCTAAAAAAATAACAGCGATGAGGGAGAGATTTGATGCAATAGCAAATGATATGAATAAGTTTCAGTTTGTAGTACATCCATCAGAAACAAGGGTCGTGACTAGGGAAAGGGGTCAAACTTGCTCATTTGTATGTGAAGAAGAAGTTATAGGGAGAGAAGAGGATAAGAAGGCCATTATAGATCTATTATTGGACTATGATGTGCAAGAGAATGTTTCGTTTATATCCATAGTGGGGATTGGGGGGCTGGGGAAGACCACACTTGCTCAATATGTATTCAACGATGAGAAAGTGAAGAATTATTTTGACTTGCGCATGTGGGTGTCTGTCTCTGATGTCTTTGATGTAAAAACAATTGCTGAAAAGATAATTAGATGTGCAGATGTTTCGAAACATGAAAACCTTGACATGGAGCAAGTACAAAATAAACTTCGTGAAACACTCAACCAAAAGAAGTATTTACTTGTGTTGGATGATGTGTGGAACGAGGATGAGGAAAAGTGGTGTAATTTGAAAAGACTTTTGATACGTGGCTCAAAGGGAAGTAAGGTGGTGATAACAACACGGACTAAATTGGTTGCAGCGATTACTAGCACAATCTTACCGTCGTATCATCTAAAAGGCCTCTCGGAAAACCAATCTTGGTCTCTATTTAAGCAAATGGCATTTAGAAAAGTGCAAGAGATGATTAATCCTAATCTTGAAGCAATTGGAAGGGATATTGtacaaaaatgttgtggagTGCCTCTTGCTATTAAGGCAATAGGCAGAATATTATTCTTCAAAAAGACAGAGGATGAATGGTTATATATCAAGAATAAAGAACTTACAAATGTAActcaagaagaaaataatagtgGTATTTTACCGATTCTAAAATTGAGTTATGATCATCTCCCATCACATTTAAAGTGTTGTTTCGCTTATTGTTCATTATTTCCTAAAGATCATGAGATTTCAAAGTTTTCATTGATAAATCTATGGATAGCACAAGGATTTATCCAATTATCAAACGAAAAGCTACATATGGAGGATGTTGCTAATGATTACTGTATGGATCTACTTTGGAGGTCCTTCTTCCAAGAAGCTAGAGAAGATAGTTTTGGGAATGTAATTAGTTTTAAAATGCATGATTTAATCCATGATCTTGCACAATCAATCTCAAGAGTTGAGTGCACATATATTGATTCAAATATAGAAAATGTCAAAAAGAATGTTCGTCACCTATCAATTGCATCTCACAATGTGCTTAAGAAGGATTTAAGCTCATTATTCAAAGCAAAGAAGATACGCACGTTGATTTTAATAACTGGTGAGAAAGAATCAAGTTGTCAAAAACCACCTCTTGAAATACTTTTTTCTAGTTTAAGATGCTTGCGTGCATTAAGCCTACGTGGCTCAGATATTATTTACGTGCCAAATTCCATAGAAGAGTTGACATATTTAAAGTATCTTGATCTTTCTAGGAATAAAATTAGAGTTCTCCCTATTTCTATTACTAGATTGTTGAATTTGCAAACATTAAACCTTAGTTATTGTGGTAAGCTTAAAGAACTACCGGGAAACGTTCAAAATTTGTTCAACCTCCGGAATCTTGAGTTAGAAGGTTGTGACAGTTTGACTTACATGCCACCTGGATTAGGACAGTTGACTTCTCTTCAAGTATTACCGTTGTTTATTGTAAACGAGGGACTTACTTGCGGTGGTCTTCCGGAATTGAACAAGCTAAATAACTTGAGAGGAGAACTAAGAATAGAAATTAAGGTACGGGTGGAAGATGCCACCTCTAAAGCCAAGGCTGCGAATTTGAAGGACAAGCAGCATCTTAGAAAATTGGTATTAATATGGGATGAGGAGCTGGGTAACGATGTCGCAGGTGTTTGTGAAGATGAAAATTTAATGGAAGGTCTCCAGCCACACCGGAATTTAAAAAAGTTGAAGGTGGAAGGGTACCAGGGTGTGAGATTTCCGAGTTGGCTTCGTTCTCTGACTGGTCTTGTGAtgttaaaaatatcaaattcgATGTGCCAATATCTATCGCCAATGTATCAACTCCCAAATCTCCGAGATCTATCTCTAGAACATATGGATGGCCTGGAATACATATCAGACCGGGAAATCACTGAAGGGATCTCTGCTTCATCAACATTTTTCCCATCCCTAGAGTCACTCAAATTGCAGAATTGCCCTAATCTAAAGGGATGGTGGAGGAGGGCTACAGTGGGTGTGGCAACATCAAGTCAACAATACCAGCAGCATGTATCTTTTCCTCGTCTTTTACAGTTGGAAATTAGGGGTTGCAAAAACCTGACTTGCATGCCGTTGTTTCCAAATCTTGAAAAACCGCTACGACTGACAGAATGCAGTTGCAATCCATTGCAACAAACAATGAATATGAAAGCAATCTCTTTGGTTCCCTCTGCTTCGAACTCCTCCCCTCCTCTCTCCAAATTAAAGATTCTATCTTTGTCTGGGATTGAGGACATAGAGTTTCTGCCAGAGCAGTGGTTGCAAAACCTGGCTTCTCTCGAGGAGCTACGGATAGAGAAATGCGATAGACTAAAATCTCTATCTCTGTCTCTATTTATGCAACATCTCACCTCCCTCAAGACGCTGTTTATTAGCGAGTGCAAGGAGGTTGATCTATTCTGTGATGAAGACACACAATCTGTTGGTGTCAGTCCTCAAATTACG GATCTTGAAATTTTCGATTTGCCCCGTCTGGTATCACTCCCCGAAGGGATTGGCAACCTTACTGCACTTCAGGATCTTGAAATTTTCGATTTGCCCCGTCTGGTATCACTCCCCGAAGGGATTGGCAAC CTTACTGCACTTCAGAATCTTCAAATTTCCAATTTGCCCTGTCTGGTATCACTCCCCGAAGGGATTGGCAAC CTTACTGCACTTCAGAATCTTGAAATTTCCGATTTGCCCTGTCTGATATCACTCCCCGAAGGGATTAGAAGTCTCACATCACTCAAAAGATTTCACGTCCGTTCATGCGCCAATCTGACATCGCTTCCATCAGGAATGCATCGGCTCTCCTCTTTAGAAACCCTGATAATCAGTAAGTGTCCCCACTTGAAAGAAAGATACCAGAAGGGAATTGGCGAGATTGCTCATGTCCCATATTTTCAATATTATGATGATTAA